The Streptomyces luteogriseus genome includes a window with the following:
- a CDS encoding DUF6343 family protein produces the protein MRTGSEPRTARSALRARFWLSLWGLVWALFGTVAFAIAGRSGWAIACGVLLLVVTVDLAVVLRHIRQGPHYQPGRDIPPYQPPDERP, from the coding sequence ATGCGTACCGGCAGTGAACCGCGGACCGCGCGCAGTGCCCTGCGGGCGCGCTTCTGGCTGAGCCTGTGGGGGCTGGTCTGGGCGCTCTTCGGGACGGTGGCGTTCGCGATCGCCGGGCGGAGCGGCTGGGCCATCGCCTGCGGTGTGCTGCTGCTGGTCGTCACGGTCGACCTGGCCGTCGTCCTCCGGCACATCCGCCAGGGCCCGCACTACCAGCCGGGCCGCGACATCCCGCCGTACCAGCCGCCGGACGAACGCCCCTGA
- a CDS encoding class I SAM-dependent methyltransferase, translating to MREGYEGTGPGAITPDGCAVEFYSRLPVGDEPDIIAAAVPEGARILELGSGVGRMTHALLERGFTVTAVDESAPMLERVRGARTICSPIEDLRLGETFDVVLLASFLVHAGDAEVRRGLLRTCVRHVAEGGCVLIQREGEDYHENVPRERRDPSGFTLRIASAEPLGDGVNSVRAEYEFPDAVWTHTFRARPLTKEQFEEALDEAGLRVDRYLTEDRIWVRAVAAV from the coding sequence ATGCGTGAGGGGTACGAGGGGACGGGACCCGGGGCCATCACTCCGGACGGCTGCGCGGTGGAGTTCTACTCACGGCTGCCCGTCGGGGACGAACCAGACATCATCGCCGCCGCGGTCCCCGAGGGCGCGCGCATCCTGGAGCTCGGCAGCGGGGTCGGACGCATGACCCACGCACTGCTGGAGCGCGGGTTCACGGTCACGGCGGTGGACGAATCCGCACCGATGCTGGAGCGCGTGCGCGGCGCGCGGACGATATGCAGCCCGATCGAGGACCTGCGTCTGGGCGAGACGTTCGACGTGGTGCTGCTCGCGTCGTTCCTCGTGCACGCGGGGGACGCCGAGGTGCGGCGCGGTCTGCTGCGCACCTGCGTGCGCCATGTCGCGGAGGGCGGCTGCGTGCTGATCCAGCGGGAGGGCGAGGACTACCACGAGAACGTGCCGCGGGAGCGCAGGGACCCCAGCGGCTTCACGCTGCGGATCGCGTCCGCGGAGCCGCTCGGCGACGGGGTCAACTCGGTCCGCGCGGAGTACGAGTTCCCTGACGCGGTCTGGACCCATACGTTCCGGGCGCGACCGCTGACCAAGGAACAGTTCGAGGAGGCCCTGGACGAGGCGGGCCTGAGGGTGGACCGCTACCTGACCGAGGACCGGATATGGGTGCGGGCGGTGGCGGCGGTCTAG
- a CDS encoding acyltransferase domain-containing protein, which produces MLPDADTLPEILLDLAVPHEDINDLVALRRTLTADARAMGLLEECVEDLVRDIGETGVEVPLAERVAEAPAALGPYFAVFVFVAALPRTRAYHRERGVPADVSRRTLADLGRNMAFHRRRRGSGGVEVPQWLTRHFRGGLYQLGRLQFERARLGQRSGRAVAAAGLDAAPGDPCLNLHIPDFHGTLSPAACDRSLRLAREFFARHFPWERHRVAVCHSWLLDPQLKRHLDPDSNIVRFQERFEPGRDPGEEPEPADTEPVRFVFGDPDLPAAGLPRRTSLERAVGDHLRAGGHWYMGHGWFRL; this is translated from the coding sequence ATGCTGCCGGACGCCGACACACTGCCCGAGATCCTGCTCGACCTGGCGGTGCCGCACGAGGACATCAACGACCTGGTCGCCCTGCGGCGGACACTCACCGCCGACGCCCGGGCCATGGGGCTCCTGGAGGAGTGCGTCGAGGACCTGGTACGGGACATCGGCGAGACCGGCGTCGAGGTGCCGCTCGCCGAGCGCGTCGCCGAAGCCCCGGCCGCGCTGGGCCCGTACTTCGCCGTGTTCGTGTTCGTCGCGGCGTTGCCCCGCACCCGCGCGTATCACCGCGAGCGGGGAGTCCCGGCCGACGTCAGCCGCCGGACCCTCGCCGACCTGGGGCGGAACATGGCGTTCCATCGACGGCGGCGCGGCAGCGGAGGGGTGGAGGTCCCGCAATGGCTCACCCGCCACTTCCGGGGCGGGCTGTACCAGCTGGGACGGCTCCAGTTCGAGCGGGCCCGGCTCGGGCAGCGGTCGGGTCGGGCGGTGGCGGCGGCCGGCCTGGACGCGGCACCGGGGGACCCCTGCCTCAACCTGCACATCCCGGACTTCCACGGGACGCTGTCACCGGCGGCCTGTGACCGTTCCCTGCGACTCGCGCGGGAGTTCTTCGCCCGTCATTTCCCATGGGAGCGACATCGGGTCGCGGTGTGCCACTCCTGGCTGCTCGACCCGCAGCTGAAACGCCACCTCGACCCCGACTCCAACATCGTCCGGTTCCAGGAACGCTTCGAGCCCGGCCGTGACCCCGGCGAAGAGCCGGAACCGGCGGACACCGAGCCGGTCCGCTTCGTCTTCGGAGACCCGGACCTGCCGGCGGCCGGCCTGCCGCGGCGTACGTCCCTGGAGCGGGCGGTGGGGGACCATCTGCGGGCGGGCGGCCACTGGTACATGGGGCACGGCTGGTTCCGGCTGTAG